AACTATGAAAAGGATAAAACGTACTAGTAATTTTGTAATGTGGCTTAAAAAGTTAAAAGACTTAAACGGGCAAGCTATTATTGAAAAACGCATAAAACGTTTAGAATTAGGCGATTTTGGCGATAGTAAAGCTATAACTAATGGTAACGGCATACAAGAATTGCGTATACATTATGGTGGTTATAGAGTATACTATATAGAAAGAGAAGAAGAGATTATTATTCTCTTAGTGGGTGGTGATAAAGATAGCCAAACAAGAGATATAGAGCAAGCTAAAAGGTTAGCTAAAAACTATTAAGGAGTAACTAAATGAAAGAAATAACACCTGAATACGAACAAGAGCTTAATGAAGTAGGTTTAACCAAAGAAGATTTAGAGCTAAAAGATTGGGATATAGCTGAAATATTAGATACCAAAGAGCAAGCTTTAGCTCATATAGATGTAGCATTAGAAGATAACGATATAGCTTTTTTATATGATGTGTTAGAAGCTTTGCCCCGCAGTAAAGCAGCTAAATATTTTGGGTTAGATAATAACACACAATTAACTATTCCCTTTATATTACAGCTATTTAATAACTTGGGGCTTGGGTTAGCACCTAAAAGTAAAAGCTTACAAATGGCATAAAGGCCCTTACCTGCTAGGTAATTTTTACTTATAATACATTTATGTCTTGACAATGTAGTTTTTGTGGGTTAAAATATTTTTATTAATTATCTAGGAGAGTGATTTATGAGTTTTAATAAAGGGTTTACTTGGGGATTAGGCCGTAATGCAGCTAACGACTTATGGTATGGAGCCGAGCGTAGACAAGCTAAGCTTGAAAAAGCTAAAACTAATGACCAAAAAATAAGGGAACGCCAGCTTGTATTTGATAATGCGGTGGCCGATTTGCAGGAAAACTATGCTACCGAGTATGCGGTGCATAAATTAGTAGTAAAGCAAGTAATGCACTTATTTTTAAGGCAAGAAAAGATAGATAACGAGTACACTAGCCAAAAGGCTGCTCAAGAAGCTGCTAAGTATATAAAACGTGAGCTAAAACCGCAAATTTTTTCTAGCATATTGTTAAACTTTACTGCAACAGAGCTTAAGGCAAAACCATCTTTTATTCCACCAATTATTAGATTTATATTTATAAGTTTTTTAGGCTTAATGGCTGCTGACTTATCTTTTATCCAATGGCCTCCGCTAGCTGCTATTATAGTAGTATATGCCTTACTTTCCTCTATCCGTAAATTTTACTCTAAAAGGGTTACCCGTGTAATGTGGCTTAAAATGATAGGATTGTCTAAAGAAGATATAATATTATTTGATAAACTGCCGCGTAGCGAAAAGAAAAGCATTGAGGTTGATAAAGCCGGCAGGCCAATATTTAATAGATAATAACTAAAATTTAAACTATTAACTCACGTACTTTACTTATATATTCTGGGCTTTGCAGCAGCATGGCATTAATAGCCTCTTCTCTTAGCTTAATCAGCTCTTCTTCTACCCGTTGTTTTTCTTGCGCTTCTTCATCGGTTACCCAGCAATTTTCTTGGTTATCCCACTTAGCAAAGGGGATACCTTTGGGGCTAAGCAAAGTTTCATCACTGCTTGGCGCATCGCCTAGTTCTAAAATTTTACGGTATTTTAAAGTATACTTATGGTATACTTCTTTGCCGCGCAGCGACCGCCATATTACCTTAATATCTTTTTTTTGCTGAGGCATAACTACCTTATCGACCTACTTTTTGAAAAAGTGAACAAAGGTGGTGAACAAGGTAGCTATTTGATTTGTAAATCTTTTAATTAAAAAAACTTACAAATTGTGTTAGGCGGAGAGGGAGGGATTCGAACCCTCGGCACCCTTGTGAGGTGCAACTCCTTAGCAGGGAGACCGATTCGGCCACTCTCGCACCTCTCCGTTATTATAAACCGAGCGGAGAAGGTGGGATTCGAACCCACGGAAGCTCTCACCTCGACGGTTTTCAAGACCGCTTCCTTAAACCACTCGGACACTTCTCCAGCAGAAGTTATGGTAGTTTACACAACTTTACCGCTTATGTCAAGAGCTTTTTAATTAAGAACAGTAAAAATGTCTTTTTAATTTTTAATTACCCACCGCCCTTGACTTTGCCTTAAGCAAACTGCTAAAATATTATTATGGTTACAAACAATCCTATTTATTCATCTAAAGCTACTATATTTTTAATAATTTTATATTTAGCCGTCTATTTGGCTAATAGCTTAGCTTTAAATATAACTTCTTTATTTAATTTTAACATCTTTGCTATTTTTAACGGCCAGTGGTGGCGGCTTTTTACTTATCCTTTTTTTGACCCACTCTTTGTTTTTTCGCTCTTAGGCTTACTTTTCTTTGGCTCTATCCTCGAACGTTTACTTGGCCCTGCACAGCTGCTTTTAATCTTCTTTAGCATAGCAGCCATTAACGGCTTAGCAGCTATAGCTTTATACGCTATAGGCTTTATAGCCCCTATCTTTGCTTTAAGCCTTTTTCACGCTTATTATATTATGCTGGCTGCCGTTATCTTTGCTCCGCAATTTACTAT
This genomic stretch from Spirochaetaceae bacterium harbors:
- a CDS encoding type II toxin-antitoxin system RelE/ParE family toxin; the protein is MKRIKRTSNFVMWLKKLKDLNGQAIIEKRIKRLELGDFGDSKAITNGNGIQELRIHYGGYRVYYIEREEEIIILLVGGDKDSQTRDIEQAKRLAKNY